DNA from Fusarium musae strain F31 chromosome 7, whole genome shotgun sequence:
GTACCCGCCTTCAGGGTATTCGAGATACTCTGTCGCAGACCCTTAATGAGGTTGAAGCCATCAGATGGATACTTCTGGTTCTGAGCAACGCTGTCATAGAactggaagaggagaagagcgtCACGATGGACGTAGGCTGTGTCGGTGGACTTGTGCTTGGAGATGGCGGAGTATTTGCCGCCAGAGATGTCCATTTGCAACCACCATGAGTGACTGCTGCTCTGGCCAGTGGTGGAGATGTAGTCGACGAAGGACTTGAATTGAGCAAGAGTGAGCTCAGGTGCTTGAAGACTGCTGGCATAGAAGTTGTCATGCTGTGAGGTGTTAGCAAATAATCACCAttagaggagagaagataGACTTACAGCATCGTATGAAGCACTGGTAGGGTTGACATCGACATTGGCGCCAGCATAGTGAGTAACAAGCTGAATCCAATCCACAGTCGTCGCGCTGACTTGAACATTGAACTTGGTAAGCAGCGGCTGaagagccttcttcagctcagccTCCGTACCAACATAAGCACCATCAACACTATATCCGTTCTTGGAAATGGCCATCTGCATAGTAATCTCCGCAGGCATTGTCTTTCCAAACTCCTGGAAATCGAGCAGATTCTGAGGAGCTGTTTGTTGGTTCCAGTTCAAACCACCAATATCGAAGTAAGTAATTTGTTCTGGAGCAGCGAAGGTGTCGAACTCGAGCTCAGCGACGACACCGAATGAAGCACCGGCTCCGCGGATGGCCCAGAAAAGATCCGAGTTCTCGGTCTTGGAGCAGTGAACCACTTTTCCGGTGGGGAGAACTACTGTAGCGCCCTTCATCAAATCCAGCGTGAGACCGTACTTGCGCGCGACCATTCCGTAGCCGCCGTGCAGCGCGTGACCACCGATACCAACACCAGGACAGGTTCCATGCGAAAGAGCTCGCTTTCCCTGGTTCCAAAGCTCAGTAGCCACATGACCGAGTCTCGCACCAGGTTGAATCTTTGCAGTGCCATCTTTGGCTAGCTTGACGCTGTATAGGCGATCTAGCTCGATCATGAGATGGCCGTCTTCGCCACCGAAGCCAAGGGATGTGTAACTGTGGCCTCCGCTCTTGGCATTGACTGGGACACCGTGTTTTGAGCCGCAAGCAACAGCGGCGGAGATTTGGGCTACGGTCGTGGGGACTGCGATGGCGACGGGTTCGaattgaagacgaagattGTAAGCGGTGCCGTCCTCGGTCCATGTTTGCGTGCCCTTGGTATCGACTGGGACTTTAGCTTGGGTAAGACAGCTATTCACAGCCTCTCGTTTCGTCGGCACAGCTAATGACTGTGCAGCATTGGCGACGAGGCCGATGACCAAACATTGAAATGTATTGAGATGCATCGTGAGTGTAAGGGAGGAGAATGGAAGGGTGATGGAAGGATGAATGGAATGAACTGAAACAAACGGGATGGTGAGGATATTAAATGCATCAATTGCCGTGGCGACCCTCGCACTCGCATGATCCACAGATCGACGTTACGAACTGACATTAAAGCCCGATACGACATGAACTAAAGTGAAAAATACGTTGCGGATCTACGGAGTAATATCAGTGGTCCTCGCTGTCCCCGTGAGGAGAATAGACATAACACCATCCCTGTATCGTAACAATAGGTGAAATTACGAACTCAAAGCTGCTAAAGCAATAATGCGCTCTCATCCCGCGACACTAACTACCAGTCAATGCTAACTGAAAACATGAACTCTAATCGAAAATGCAACGTTGATGGAAAGAGTCCCAGCAAAGAATTCAAGCTACAGAGGCTAGTGGCGTTGATTCTCGTGATTCCAAGCCTCAAAGTGCCGATCTACCGTGTAGCATGCAAAGTGGACTCTCTATAATTAGCAGCTGGCGAATCACGGACCTCACGGAGCGTGGAGCATGATGTCACGGCTTGACTAGCTTGGAGCTAGATGTGCCTGTTTTGGAAACGTTTATGGGGTTGGAATGATGGCGCTGACGGTGCGAGAGGGATTGCCGATTCTGGAGCGGGCTTTTCGGGAAACACGAGGTTTCCGACGCACTAATCCAGATTGGAGCTGCGTGTAGAGTTTGTTGTGTTTGTGGTCAAAACGTCATGACGAGGTTAACTTATACATTTGACTGTGGTTGGTGATGCCGAATTATCTGCTTAAGCCTTGATGGATCGATCATCTCAGCAGAGCCCCGTCTTGTCCAGGGTCgagtggtggtgttggtgcatTCTGCAGTCTATTTGCTCGATCTCCATCAAGCAGCTGCTCAAAGACATGGCGATTCACATGATGCGACTCCCGAGCGATGTACTCATACGCGGATCAGAGTGTCGTGGGTTGTCTCTCATTCAGGACTAGAAGTCAGCGCTGTGCATCACGAGCCAAGGACTCTGACAAATGGACAAAGTGAGCAACGCGACAATGCATCACTTGCAAACTGTCCTGCGTCACTAACCAACGTAATGTGGTATCGACAGTGACACCTTGTTCCGTTCCTTCAGGAGCTTTCGAGCAATTGACGATGGCTGCAACTTACTGTTCCTCATTCATGTCTCTCAACAGCAATGAATAACACAGCAATCTGGTTGTGTTCACTCACCGAGGACTCGTGATGACCCTGAATCCGAGTTTCCTCACGTTGATTGACAGAGAGTCACAACAAAAGTCACGCTCGAGTCGGCCATGTGAATCTGCAAAATGCAAAGCAAGGAGACTATAATAGCTGGTGTAGTTCCGCACTACGAGCCGCCCTACAACAACCACACAGCGATCACACAGCAATCATACAACAGCCACACAAGCAGCCACACAAACTATTCTCCAAGCTACGCTTCAGTCCGATACACTCAACAATACCACAATAATTGCCAGTACAACCATCCCAACATGGCGCCACGCACAAGTAAGGAAGCGGTCCAGAACCAGATTGACAGccttaaaaaagatagagaagagacaaaggaagagctcaagaatCTGGGGTATGAGTTAATGGAAACCCAGTGGAAAATGACTGGCTGTGAGGCCATAGTAACTGGGAACGACCCGCTTGAAGAGAAGGTCGCGGCTCAAAGGCAACATGAAGACCTTGTCAACCAGCAACATGAACTGAACGTCAAAAAAGAAAGGGCCGAGAAGCACCTGTTGCGATTGGATGAGAAACAAAGCTTTCTCGAATATCAGTACCAATTTGCAGTCTAGGCGATTGAGGCTTATCAAAGCATTTCACTTGCAGTATCATGAGCAGTACCTTTACGAGAGGCTGCACTCCGGGATGCTAGATATGATTTAGACTTTGAATCGAAGTTCTTGAATCCACAGACTCCCCGATCAAGGGAGTGAAGTGATGTGTTATGAGATTTATCCCTTGGTCAGTGTTATAGAGAAACCATCTACAGAAGCAGTCCTGTACTTGAGTCTTGTCAGTGCTTTGAAACACATTGGGACAGCCTAAGTTAGCAGAGGGGTTTTAAGCCAGTCCGAATTGCTCATGTGTAGGATTGATCATCGTCTGCAGTGAATAAGACTTAGTAAACTGTGACAATTGATAAATGAGTACTTTCACAGCGCCTGTTGGGGAACAGTGAATTGGATTTACTATTTTCATCTGCTAGCACCCGGTACATGTAATGAATATAGACTGCACTTAATGCTCGTGATGGGTACACCAATTAATGGTGCCAGCTACAAAACAACGTCACGTTGCGGGTCACTGTGGATCTGCTAGCACAAACAACTTGGGCTGTAGAAGTAGCTTCACTGACTCTATATAGGATACCATGGCACCGACGATGAATCTTGATTACTTTACACGAGCGATATCCAATCCTTGatatcagtcagtcagtgagCCACATCAGGAAGCTATAAAAAGTTCCCAAGCTCGGCATACGAACTATCTCCTTGACAGAAATCCAACCAAAGAACTGAAACGCTGGAACTACTTGATAATATATCGACAAGCGAAAACAGGATGCCTACAAAGACAGATATCGCATTGGAGCTCGTTCGCACTCGAAGCGATATATCCTtcgccgagaaggagataAACGACTCAAAGTGGGCAATACTCCAGGTGCAGACACAAAAGGCTGCTGCCCTAGCTATAATACAGGGAAACTATCCGCATGATCGGATCGCTGTGGCTAAACAGCAATATTCGGAATTTCTTAACAAGGAGTGTGATCTACAAGCTCAGCAGAGCAGGACCAGGAGGGAGTTGGAGAGGCTGAGGGATAAGGAGACAAGGCTTGAGAGAGAACTACGAGCGTAGTGGGCCATTGGTAATGTATAAAGGGCTTTTGTTATAGGATAGAAATCAGGATGTACTGCTCCTGAGAAGGTCAGGGCATAGGTGAATACAAGCAGCACAGGCCTTGATTTTACTCCATTCGTATCTGAGACTTCTTTTCAATGGATAAAGGAACAAGGTATAGGAAGCGTGTATCATGACGCCGGGTAGAATTAGGGCATGAGTGTCCCAATTGTTGCTCAGTAGTACTTTGTTGCAATAGCTTTGTTATGGCCGATCTTTAGCCACCTTGTGACTCAATGTTCCCCAGCCTTGACCAACCAGTTTAGGctttcctcctcagcaagaaAAACACGATGTGTCAAAAGTATCACCATCAGATAGGCTCGCACAGATTAACTTGGGCAATTATATTGGGTAGTTGGTATACTGCCTGGACTGGCATTGATGAGAGTGTTACTTCGAGCTAATAGACCCCATAGCTGATGACTTGCATCACGCACCTTGGACATCTCTCGGTCGTTAAGAGTCCGAGAACAAACACCAGAAAAAGTACTAAATATGGCCGCTCTGAACATCAGATGTAGCCAGTATGAGCTATTCCTTGCAGCCACTTGTGGTTGGGGGGTTATATTAGCACAAAAAGCCCAGTGTATAGATGTCGCTTCGCTGCTCCTGTTCAGGGTGCAGCATAATATCAATAGGTGATCCGTAGATAGTGTTTGTGAGAGCAAGATGTTATTCTGGCAAGCCAAGCAGTGAAATGAGTTTAAAAGACTGTTATTCTAATCTGATAGACCTCATAGCTCATAGCTGACATCAGGCGCCTCGCATGCCAGTGAAGTGCCAGGCCAGAAAGCTATAAAAGACGCCCTAAGACAGGTAATCAAACTCTATCCTGCAAAGCAATCTAGCTACAtaacatcaagaacaaaaCTGCAGCTACACCTAATTTACCACCTCGAAATATATCTACAGCAATATGCCTCTAACTAGGTCACGCATCGAGAAGCAGCTTTCTGACGTCAAGGTCGAAATTAGCATGATTACAAAGGACATAAATGATGCAGATTGGGAAATACTACAGCTGCAGGCAAAAGGGCGTGCTGCGAACGCAATAGGTAGTTCCCCAAACTTTGCGGATGAGGAGAAACGCGTGGCTCTACAACAACGCGCGGAGTTTCTCCGTGAAGAGGTTCAACTGGAAATGAAGAGAGACAAACTGAGGACAACCTTGGCGATAAAGAATGCGAAGCGTGCACGTCTTGAAGGAGAATTGCAATCAATGAATTAGACAGTTGATCATTTGGTGGTACATTATGTACTACTTCTCGAGAGAATTGAGCATCTCTATGCATTGGTAATGTTTGTGCGCCTTACTCCCTTCTTGATAAACGGAGAAAATGTCTCTCAGTAAAGCCAACTAGTAACAATGGCATGAGTGACCTAATGAGGTTATTACACCATCGAAAAGGAGCACTAGAGGCACTTCAGCTCCTCAGTATCCCTCGCATTGAGATAACTTCATCACTGGATGTAAGGTTATGATGCATGACGGCAAGACTTCAAGCCTCAGTGATATTGGCTATCGATTGGCTTTAGCACATGGAACTACTCAGAGGTCCTCAATAAGACTGAGAATAGAGCAAACGCAATGGTATGGAAAATGAATTAGTTGTATTATGACAATTTATATACGAATCATTatatgagatgagatggtaGGTGAGTCTGATTTCTGATTTAGCTACAGTCACTTACTAATATCACTGGCCTTGACTCTACGTTCAATCACGGTGTGGACCAGGCCCTGCGATTGCATAAAAACTAAACCTGATGGACTGCATGATTATTTTGATTTCAAACACGGGCCAATTTCTAGAACTTACAACTCACGAAGTTTGTGTCTCAGTAAATTCACTTCTTGTGTTTCTACAACAGCTACACGGTATGTAGCGTGAGTGAGAGTGACGTTGAAGCCTAACATGCCGGTCAGTGACATGGCACGCGACCAAACTATAAATATGCCGCGAGGTCAGTATCTCAAACATTTCCCCCAAGGTAGCTTACCCAAAGAATTGTAAACATTAACCAGACTCTCTCTAACACGTGACAGCACATTTACAACACCATGCCCTCCAAGCGGTAATCGAGGCAGAACTTGAAAGGTTCAGAGCAACTATGGAGCGGGTGCAAACCAACCACGATATCACCAGCTGTGAGATACAAGACCTAAtgcagaagaggagagaggcGCAGAGAATAATAAACGGAGGCAGGAGTCAGGCCGAAAGAGATTCGGCACAAAGGGAACATGATCGGCTGCGTGCGGCTATTACAAGGCTCTGCAGTCAGCAAGAGCAGCGGACTGAGGAGTTACAGAGGTACAAAGATAGGGAGAGGGAGTTGTTAAGGGATTTGCGCATGGGGCTTTGGTGATAGGTTGAAATGTTGAGGCAGCAAGGTCAGAGAGCCTGACTACAGAGTTCTTCAAGGAAATACAAGCTTTCGAGGTCTTCACTGCCTGTAGGTCGTGAGAATGATTCACAAAGCGATATAGGGAATGCGTGAGAACCCTTGGGGCTTTTCATTGTTGCGGTTAGATTCTCGGGTCTTTCTCTTGTTACCACGAGGAAGCAGAGAGGAGGAAGGTGGTTGTTCTTAGGTGGATATAAACAGTGATCTTGATGCCTGCTGTTGATTGTCGTCACTGATTGACAGCATGTGGGCATGGACATTGATTAGGCGCCAAGCCCCTGGCGGAGGATATTGTGAATGATGCTCGAGTATCGAGCTACGAGGATATGACATCTCAGCACTTGCAGTGAACAGCAAGTCCTATGACGTTCCGGCAGGGGAACGCGCTTGGATGCCGTGAAGAGCATCCGTATCCAATAATAAATGTCGGCCCTGACCGGCCAACTAGGTGATAACTGTCAGTGACAAAGAACGCGTACTGCGGTATAAAAGCCCGATCGATCACTGGGTTTCCGACATTTCCACAAACCCAAGTCCCCACAAGATCCAAGAAAACTCCAACAACTATACTAAAACAAGAACACCATGTCAACCAAAGCCGAGATCCAATACCAGATAACCTGTCTCGGATACGAGAAGGAGAGGCTGGAAAGCGAAACAAAGGCTGCGAACGATTATACACAGCACATAACGCAGAAGAAGTTGGAACAGCAGGCAATAGTCTACGGGCCCTACGAACAAGACAGAAAAGACGCGGCCCAGAAGGAATATGACTATTATTGTGGAATTTtgcttgatctccttgataAAGCATCAGAGCGACTAGATAGAATGCAGGAGCTGAGGGATAGAGAGAGAACGCTTTCTATGCAGTTACGGTTAGCACGATAGGTGACTACTTGCAGAAAATAAACAGAGGCTCCCGGGATTCCTGTATAACCTGAGAAttcaaggttgttgagagaaTGAAGTCGTGCAATATCAGAGAGACATTGATCATCAGTCAATCAATATTGGTCATCACATAGCTAACTCAATGATGCTTTGGCTTGATGCTATACCCACTGGAGCGAAGAGCTAGATGGGAAGCAGGTAATATCTGGTGGGTACACCGAAGCGACGGCGCCCTGGCACGAATGACCAATAATCATGATGCCAGCCgctgtttgtgtttgtgggCAGAATTAGCCGTCAAGTTCTTGGGGATCGTGATTACTGAAAGGAGGAAGCGAGCTAGGCTTTGGTGGAGAGGAATTTGAGGACAACATCCTGTGGTTCCGCAGTCCGTGAGGGGCATAAATATCTAAGGCACAGAGCGGCAATACATTACCCGCGATTAACTGGAGGAGATTAAGGCTCTCAATCAGGGAGATTAAGGTAGTTTGATATCTATATCTAGTAATTGAGGTACTGAAGCAAAGATGGAACGAAACTGTAACCACTTTGGTAGCGTATGTAACAGAACTTGATATCGCGATACCTTCTAATAAGATCCAATAGT
Protein-coding regions in this window:
- a CDS encoding hypothetical protein (CAZy:AA7), with translation MHLNTFQCLVIGLVANAAQSLAVPTKREAVNSCLTQAKVPVDTKGTQTWTEDGTAYNLRLQFEPVAIAVPTTVAQISAAVACGSKHGVPVNAKSGGHSYTSLGFGGEDGHLMIELDRLYSVKLAKDGTAKIQPGARLGHVATELWNQGKRALSHGTCPGVGIGGHALHGGYGMVARKYGLTLDLMKGATVVLPTGKVVHCSKTENSDLFWAIRGAGASFGVVAELEFDTFAAPEQITYFDIGGLNWNQQTAPQNLLDFQEFGKTMPAEITMQMAISKNGYSVDGAYVGTEAELKKALQPLLTKFNVQVSATTVDWIQLVTHYAGANVDVNPTSASYDAHDNFYASSLQAPELTLAQFKSFVDYISTTGQSSSHSWWLQMDISGGKYSAISKHKSTDTAYVHRDALLLFQFYDSVAQNQKYPSDGFNLIKGLRQSISNTLKAGTWGMYVNYPDSQLKGDRATEMYWGSNLAKLESIKAKYDPKNIFRNPQSIKPKA